From Symphalangus syndactylus isolate Jambi chromosome X, NHGRI_mSymSyn1-v2.1_pri, whole genome shotgun sequence, the proteins below share one genomic window:
- the PLXNA3 gene encoding plexin-A3 isoform X6, producing the protein MPSVCLLLLLFLAVGGALGNRPFRAFVVTDTTLTHLAVHRVTGEVFVGAVNRVFKLAPNLTELRAHVTGPVEDNARCYPPPSMRVCAHRLAPVDNINKLLLIDYAARRLVACGSIWQGICQFLRLDDLFKLGEPHHRKEHYLSGAQEPDSMAGVIVEQGQGPSKLFVGTAVDGKSEYFPTLSSRKLISDEDSADMFSLVYQDEFVSSQIKIPSDTLSLYPAFDIYYIYGFVSASFVYFLTLQLDTQQTLLDTAGEKFFTSKIVRMCAGDSEFYSYVEFPIGCSWRGVEYRLVQSAHLAKPGLLLAQALGVPADEDVLFTIFSQGQKNRASPPRQTILCLFTLSNINAHIRRRIQSCYRGEGTLALPWLLNKELPCINTPMQINGNFCGLVLNQPLGGLHVIEGLPLLADSTDGMASVAAYTYRQHSVVFVGTRSGSLKKVRVDGSQDAHLYETVPVVDGSPILRDLLFSPDHRHIYLLSEKQVSQLPVETCEQYQSCAACLGSGDPHCGWCVLQHRCCREGACLGASAPHGFAEELSKCVQVRVRPNNVSVTSPGVQLTVTLHNAPDLSAGVSCAFEEAAESEAVLLPSGELLCPSPSLQELRALTRGHGATRTVRLQLLSKETGVRFAGADFVFYNCSVLQSCMSCVGSPYPCHWCKYRHVCTSRPHECSFQEGRVHSPEGCPEILPSGDLLIPVGVMQPLTLRAKNLPQPQSGQKNYECVVRVQGRQQRVPAVRFNSSSVQCQNASYSYEGDEHGDTELDFSVVWDGDFPIDKPPSFRALLYKCWAQRPSCGLCLKADPRFNCGWCISEHRCQLRTHCPAPKTNWMHLSQKGTRCSHPRITQIHPLVGPKEGGTRVTIVGENLGLLSREVGLRVAGVRCNSIPAEYISAERIVCEMEESLVPSPLPGPVELCVGDCSADFRTQSEQLYSFVTPTFDQVSPSRGPASGGTRLTISGSSLDAGSRVTVTVRDSECQFVRRDAKAIVCISPVSTLGPSQAPITLAIDRANISSSGVIYTYTQDPTVTRLEPTWSIINGSTAITVSGTHLLTVQEPRVRAKYRGIETTNTCQVINDTAMLCKAPGIFLGRPQPRAQGEHPDEFGFLLDHVQTARSLNRSSFTYYPDPSFEPLGPSGVLDVKPGSHVVLKGKNLIPAAAGSSRLNYTVLIGGQPCSLTVSDTQLLCDSPSQTGRQPVMVLVGGLEFWLGTLHISAERALTLPAMMGLAVGGGLLLLAITAVLVAYKRKTQDADRTLKRLQLQMDNLESRVALECKEAFAELQTDINELTNHMDEVQIPFLDYRTYAVRVLFPGIEAHPVLKELDTPPNVEKALRLFGQLLHSRAFVLTFIHTLEAQSSFSMRDRGTVASLTMVALQSRLDYATGLLKQLLADLIEKNLQSKNHPKLLLRRTESVAEKMLTNWFTFLLHKFLKECAGEPLFLLYCAIKQQMEKGPIDAITGEARYSLSEDKLIRQQIDYKTLTLHCMCPENEGSAQVPVKVLNCDSITQAKDKLLDTVYKGIPYSQRPKAEDMDLEWRQGRMTRIILQDEDVTTKMECDWKRLNSLAHYQVTDGSLVALVPKQVSAYNMANSFTFTRSLSRYESLLRTASSPDSLRSRAPMITPDQETGTKLWHLVKNHDHADHREGDRGSKMVSEIYLTRLLATKGTLQKFVDDLFETVFSTAHRGSALPLAIKYMFDFLDEQADQRQISDPDVRHTWKSNWW; encoded by the exons ATGCCCTCTGTCTGCCTCCTCCTGCTGCTCTTCCTTGCCGTGGGGGGGGCCCTGGGCAACAGGCCCTTCCGTGCCTTCGTGGTGACAGACACCACGCTTACCCACCTGGCTGTGCACCGGGTGACTGGGGAGGTGTTCGTGGGCGCAGTGAACCGAGTCTTTAAGCTGGCCCCCAACCTGACTGAGCTGCGGGCCCATGTCACGGGGCCCGTCGAGGACAACGCTCGCTGCTACCCGCCCCCTAGCATGCGTGTGTGTGCCCACCGCCTGGCCCCCGTGGACAACATCAACAAGCTGCTGCTCATAGACTATGCGGCCCGCCGCCTGGTGGCCTGCGGCAGCATCTGGCAGGGCATTTGCCAGTTCCTGCGCCTGGACGACCTCTTCAAGCTGGGTGAGCCGCACCACCGCAAGGAGCACTACCTGTCGGGGGCCCAGGAGCCCGACTCCATGGCTGGTGTCATTGTGGAGCAGGGCCAGGGGCCCAGCAAGCTGTTCGTGGGCACTGCTGTCGACGGCAAGTCGGAGTACTTCCCCACCTTGAGCTCCCGCAAGCTCATCAGTGATGAAGACAGCGCGGACATGTTCAGTCTC GTGTACCAGGATGAGTTTGTCTCCTCCCAGATCAAGATCCCCTCAGACACGCTGTCCTTATACCCTGCCTTTGACATCTACTACATCTACGGCTTCGTCAGCGCCTCCTTCGTGTACTTCCTGACGCTGCAGCTGGACACCCAGCAGACGCTGCTGGACACAGCGGGCGAGAAATTCTTCACATCCAAGATCGTGCGCATGTGCGCGGGGGACTCAGAGTTCTACTCATACGTGGAATTCCCCATTGGCTGCTCCTGGCGCGGCGTGGAGTACCGCTTGGTGCAGAGCGCCCACCTGGCCAAACCTGGCCTGCTGCTGGCCCAGGCCCTGGGCGTGCCAGCTGACGAGGACGTCCTCTTCACCATCTTCTCTCAGGGCCAGAAGAACCGGGCCAGCCCACCCCGGCAGACCATCCTCTGCCTCTTCACCCTCAGCAACATCAATGCCCACATCCGGCGCCGCATCCAGTCCTGCTATCGTGGGGAGGGCactctggccctgccctggctgcTGAACAAGGAGCTGCCCTGCATCAACACC CCCATGCAGATCAACGGCAACTTCTGCGGGCTGGTGTTGAACCAGCCTCTGGGAGGCCTGCATGTGATTGAGGGGCTGCCCCTGCTGGCCGACAGCACCGATGGCATGGCCAGCGTGGCTGCCTACACCTACCGCCAGCACTCTGTGGTCTTCGTTGGCACGCGCAGCGGCAGCCTGAAGAAG GTGCGGGTCGATGGCTCCCAGGATGCCCACCTGTATGAGACAGTCCCCGTGGTGGATGGCAGCCCCATCCTCCGAGACCTACTCTTCAGCCCGGACCACCGGCACATCTATCTCCTGAGTGAGAAGCAG GTGAGCCAGCTCCCGGTGGAGACCTGTGAGCAGTACCAGAGCTGCGCAGCCTGCCTGGGCTCCGGGGACCCACACTGTGGTTGGTGTGTGCTGCAGCACAG GTGCTGCCGCGAAGGGGCCTGTCTGGGCGCCTCTGCCCCACATGGCTTTGCTGAGGAGCTGAGCAAGTGTGTCCAGGTGCGGGTCCGGCCCAACAATGTATCAGTGACATCGCCTGGGGTACAG CTGACCGTCACCCTGCACAACGCGCCAGACCTCAGCGCGGGCGTGAGCTGCGCCTTCGAGGAGGCGGCGGAGAGCGAGGCGGTCCTGCTGCCCTCCGGTGAACTGCTCTGCCCCTCACCCTCCCTCCAGGAGCTCCGAGCTCTTACCAGGGGGCACG GGGCCACCCGCACCGTGCGGCTGCAGCTTCTTTCCAAGGAGACAGGTGTGAGGTTTGCCGGTGCTGACTTTGTCTTCTACAACTGCAGCGTCCTCCAGTC GTGCATGTCCTGTGTTGGCAGCCCTTACCCCTGCCACTGGTGTAAGTACCGCCACGTGTGTACCAGCCGCCCCCACGAGTGCTCCTTCCAGGAGGGCAGGGTCCACAGCCCTGAG GGCTGCCCTGAGATCCTGCCCAGTGGGGACCTCCTGATCCCCGTTGGGGTCATGCAGCCTCTTACCTTGCGGGCTAAGAACCTACCTCAGCCGCAGTCGGGCCAGAAGAACTATGAGTGCGTGGTGCGCGTACAGGGGCGGCAGCAGCGGGTGCCTGCCGTGCGCTTCAACAGCAGCAGTGTGCAGTGCCAGAACGCCTCG TACTCCTATGAAGGTGATGAGCATGGTGACACCGAGCTGGACTTCTCCGTGGTCTGGGATGGAGACTTCCCCATAGACAAGCCTCCCAGCTTCCGAG CCCTCCTGTACAAGTGCTGGGCGCAGCGGCCCAGCTGTGGCCTCTGCCTCAAGGCTGATCCCCGCTTCAACTGTGGCTGGTGCATCTCAGAGCACAGGTGCCAGCTGCGGACCCACTGCCCGGCCCCGAAGACCAACTGGATGCACCTGAGCCAGAAGGGCACCCGGTGCAGCCACCCCCGCATCACGCAG ATCCACCCTCTCGTGGGGCCCAAGGAAGGAGGCACCCGGGTCACCATCGTGGGTGAGAACCTGGGCCTCTTGTCCCGAGAGGTGGGCCTGCGGGTGGCTGGCGTGCGTTGCAACTCTATCCCGGCCGAGTACATCAGTGCTGAGAG GATCGTGTGTGAGATGGAGGAGTCGCTGGTGCCCAGCCCGCTGCCGGGGCCCGTGGAGCTGTGTGTGGGTGACTGTTCAGCTGACTTCCGCACGCAGTCGGAGCAGCTCTACAGCTTTGTG ACCCCAACGTTTGACCAAGTCAGTCCCAGCCGTGGCCCAGCGTCAGGGGGCACACGGCTCACCATCTCAGGCAGCTCTCTGGATGCTGGCAGCAGGGTCACAGTGACTGTGAGGGACAGCGAGTGCCAGTTTGTAAG GAGAGATGCCAAGGCGATCGTGTGCATCTCACCTGTGTCCACCCTGGGCCCCAGCCAGGCCCCCATCACACTCGCCATTGACCGGGCTAACATCTCCAGCTCCGGGGTCATCTACACCTACACGCAGGACCCCACCGTCACCCGCCTTGAGCCCACCTGGAGCATCATCAA TGGAAGCACTGCCATCACTGTGAGTGGGACCCACCTGCTGACGGTCCAGGAGCCCCGGGTCCGTGCCAAGTACCGCGGCATCGAGACCACCAAT ACATGCCAGGTGATCAACGACACTGCCATGCTGTGTAAGGCCCCTGGCATCTTTCTTGGGCGGCCCCAGCCTCGGGCACAAGGCGAGCACCCTGATGAGTTTGGCTTCCTGCTGGACCACGTGCAAACGGCCCGCTCCCTCAACCGCTCCTCCTTTACCTACTACCCTGACCCCAGCTTTGAGCCGCTGGGGCCCTCTGGCGTGCTGGACGTCAAACCGGGCTCCCATGTGGTGCTGAAg GGCAAGAACCTGATTCCCGCAGCAGCCGGCAGCTCCCGCCTCAACTACACTGTGCTGATAGGAGGCCAGCCGTGTTCGCTCACTGTGTCGGACACACAACTCCTGTGCGACTCACCCAGCCAGACTGGCCGGCAGCCTGTCATG GTGCTGGTGGGTGGCCTGGAGTTCTGGCTGGGCACCCTGCACATCTCGGCAGAGCGGGCGCTGACCCTACCGGCCATGATGGGGCTGGCGGTGGGGGGCGGGCTCCTGCTGCTGGCCATCACGGCTGTGCTGGTGGCCTACAAGCGCAAGACTCAGGATGCGGACCGTACCCTCAAGCGTCTGCAGCTGCAGATGGACAACCTGGAGTCCCGCGTGGCCCTGGAGTGCAAGGAAG CTTTTGCAGAGCTGCAGACAGACATCAATGAGCTGACTAACCACATGGACGAGGTGCAGATCCCCTTCCTGGACTACCGGACTTATGCTGTGCGCGTGCTGTTCCCGGGCATCGAGGCCCACCCGGTGCTCAAGGAGCTGGAT ACGCCACCCAACGTGGAGAAGGCCCTGCGCCTCTTTGGGCAGCTGCTGCACAGCCGCGCCTTCGTGCTTACCTTCATCCACACGCTGGAGGCCCAGAGCAGCTTCTCCATGCGTGACCGCGGCACCGTGGCCTCGCTCACCATGGTGGCCCTGCAGAGCCGGCTCGACTATGCCACGGGGCTGCTCAAGCAACTGCTGGCCGACCTCATCGAGAAAAACCTCCAGAGCAAGAACCACCCCAAGCTGCTGCTACGCAG GACAGAGTCAGTGGCTGAGAAGATGCTTACCAACTGGTTCACGTTCCTGCTGCATAAGTTTCTGAAG GAGTGCGCTGGGGAGCCTCTCTTCCTGCTTTACTGTGCCATCAAGCAGCAGATGGAGAAGGGCCCCATTGATGCCATCACGGGCGAGGCACGATACTCCCTGAGCGAGGACAAGCTCATCCGGCAGCAGATCGACTACAAGACCCTG ACCCTTCACTGCATGTGTCCGGAGAACGAGGGCAGTGCCCAGGTCCCAGTGAAGGTTCTCAACTGTGACAGCATCACCCAGGCCAAAGATAAGCTGCTGGACACTGTGTACAAGGGCATTCCGTACTCCCAGCGCCCCAAAGCTGAGGACATGGACCTGG AGTGGCGCCAGGGCCGCATGACTCGCATCATCCTCCAGGATGAGGATGTCACCACCAAGATGGAGTGTGACTGGAAGAGGCTCAACTCACTGGCCCACTACCAG GTGACAGATGGTTCCTTGGTGGCACTGGTGCCCAAACAAGTGTCTGCCTATAACATGGCCAACTCCTTCACCTTCACCCGCTCCCTCAGCCGCTACG AGAGCTTGCTCCGCACAGCCAGCAGCCCCGACAGCCTCCGCTCACGGGCACCCATGATCACGCCTGACCAGGAGACGGGCACCAAATTGTGGCACCTGGTGAAAAACCACGACCATGCCGACCATCGTGAGGGGGACCGTGGCAGCAAGATGGTCTCCGAGATCTACCTGACACGGCTGCTGGCCACCAAG GGCACACTGCAGAAGTTCGTGGATGACCTCTTTGAGACGGTGTTCAGCACAGCCCACCGGGGCTCGGCCCTGCCCCTGGCCATCAAGTACATGTTTGACTTCCTGGATGAGCAGGCGGACCAGCGCCAGATCAGCGACCCCGACGTGCGCCACACCTGGAAGAGCAACTG GTGGTGA
- the PLXNA3 gene encoding plexin-A3 isoform X5 — MRVCAHRLAPVDNINKLLLIDYAARRLVACGSIWQGICQFLRLDDLFKLGEPHHRKEHYLSGAQEPDSMAGVIVEQGQGPSKLFVGTAVDGKSEYFPTLSSRKLISDEDSADMFSLVYQDEFVSSQIKIPSDTLSLYPAFDIYYIYGFVSASFVYFLTLQLDTQQTLLDTAGEKFFTSKIVRMCAGDSEFYSYVEFPIGCSWRGVEYRLVQSAHLAKPGLLLAQALGVPADEDVLFTIFSQGQKNRASPPRQTILCLFTLSNINAHIRRRIQSCYRGEGTLALPWLLNKELPCINTPMQINGNFCGLVLNQPLGGLHVIEGLPLLADSTDGMASVAAYTYRQHSVVFVGTRSGSLKKVRVDGSQDAHLYETVPVVDGSPILRDLLFSPDHRHIYLLSEKQVSQLPVETCEQYQSCAACLGSGDPHCGWCVLQHRCCREGACLGASAPHGFAEELSKCVQVRVRPNNVSVTSPGVQLTVTLHNAPDLSAGVSCAFEEAAESEAVLLPSGELLCPSPSLQELRALTRGHGATRTVRLQLLSKETGVRFAGADFVFYNCSVLQSCMSCVGSPYPCHWCKYRHVCTSRPHECSFQEGRVHSPEGCPEILPSGDLLIPVGVMQPLTLRAKNLPQPQSGQKNYECVVRVQGRQQRVPAVRFNSSSVQCQNASYSYEGDEHGDTELDFSVVWDGDFPIDKPPSFRALLYKCWAQRPSCGLCLKADPRFNCGWCISEHRCQLRTHCPAPKTNWMHLSQKGTRCSHPRITQIHPLVGPKEGGTRVTIVGENLGLLSREVGLRVAGVRCNSIPAEYISAERIVCEMEESLVPSPLPGPVELCVGDCSADFRTQSEQLYSFVTPTFDQVSPSRGPASGGTRLTISGSSLDAGSRVTVTVRDSECQFVRRDAKAIVCISPVSTLGPSQAPITLAIDRANISSSGVIYTYTQDPTVTRLEPTWSIINGSTAITVSGTHLLTVQEPRVRAKYRGIETTNTCQVINDTAMLCKAPGIFLGRPQPRAQGEHPDEFGFLLDHVQTARSLNRSSFTYYPDPSFEPLGPSGVLDVKPGSHVVLKGKNLIPAAAGSSRLNYTVLIGGQPCSLTVSDTQLLCDSPSQTGRQPVMVLVGGLEFWLGTLHISAERALTLPAMMGLAVGGGLLLLAITAVLVAYKRKTQDADRTLKRLQLQMDNLESRVALECKEAFAELQTDINELTNHMDEVQIPFLDYRTYAVRVLFPGIEAHPVLKELDTPPNVEKALRLFGQLLHSRAFVLTFIHTLEAQSSFSMRDRGTVASLTMVALQSRLDYATGLLKQLLADLIEKNLQSKNHPKLLLRRTESVAEKMLTNWFTFLLHKFLKECAGEPLFLLYCAIKQQMEKGPIDAITGEARYSLSEDKLIRQQIDYKTLTLHCMCPENEGSAQVPVKVLNCDSITQAKDKLLDTVYKGIPYSQRPKAEDMDLEWRQGRMTRIILQDEDVTTKMECDWKRLNSLAHYQVTDGSLVALVPKQVSAYNMANSFTFTRSLSRYESLLRTASSPDSLRSRAPMITPDQETGTKLWHLVKNHDHADHREGDRGSKMVSEIYLTRLLATKGTLQKFVDDLFETVFSTAHRGSALPLAIKYMFDFLDEQADQRQISDPDVRHTWKSNCLPLRFWVNVIKNPQFVFDIHKNSITDACLSVVAQTFMDSCSTSEHRLGKDSPSNKLLYAKDIPNYKSWVERYYRDIAKMASISDQDMDAYLVEQSRLHASDFNVLSALSELYFYVTKYRQEGPGPAQVMLSGITGRCWNLRDPGDKPLAGYKVATGQKLKGLSTGRDGSGFVMRNGRRQEDTEVWTSGWSLGWTHLRACGWHLKP; from the exons ATGCGTGTGTGTGCCCACCGCCTGGCCCCCGTGGACAACATCAACAAGCTGCTGCTCATAGACTATGCGGCCCGCCGCCTGGTGGCCTGCGGCAGCATCTGGCAGGGCATTTGCCAGTTCCTGCGCCTGGACGACCTCTTCAAGCTGGGTGAGCCGCACCACCGCAAGGAGCACTACCTGTCGGGGGCCCAGGAGCCCGACTCCATGGCTGGTGTCATTGTGGAGCAGGGCCAGGGGCCCAGCAAGCTGTTCGTGGGCACTGCTGTCGACGGCAAGTCGGAGTACTTCCCCACCTTGAGCTCCCGCAAGCTCATCAGTGATGAAGACAGCGCGGACATGTTCAGTCTC GTGTACCAGGATGAGTTTGTCTCCTCCCAGATCAAGATCCCCTCAGACACGCTGTCCTTATACCCTGCCTTTGACATCTACTACATCTACGGCTTCGTCAGCGCCTCCTTCGTGTACTTCCTGACGCTGCAGCTGGACACCCAGCAGACGCTGCTGGACACAGCGGGCGAGAAATTCTTCACATCCAAGATCGTGCGCATGTGCGCGGGGGACTCAGAGTTCTACTCATACGTGGAATTCCCCATTGGCTGCTCCTGGCGCGGCGTGGAGTACCGCTTGGTGCAGAGCGCCCACCTGGCCAAACCTGGCCTGCTGCTGGCCCAGGCCCTGGGCGTGCCAGCTGACGAGGACGTCCTCTTCACCATCTTCTCTCAGGGCCAGAAGAACCGGGCCAGCCCACCCCGGCAGACCATCCTCTGCCTCTTCACCCTCAGCAACATCAATGCCCACATCCGGCGCCGCATCCAGTCCTGCTATCGTGGGGAGGGCactctggccctgccctggctgcTGAACAAGGAGCTGCCCTGCATCAACACC CCCATGCAGATCAACGGCAACTTCTGCGGGCTGGTGTTGAACCAGCCTCTGGGAGGCCTGCATGTGATTGAGGGGCTGCCCCTGCTGGCCGACAGCACCGATGGCATGGCCAGCGTGGCTGCCTACACCTACCGCCAGCACTCTGTGGTCTTCGTTGGCACGCGCAGCGGCAGCCTGAAGAAG GTGCGGGTCGATGGCTCCCAGGATGCCCACCTGTATGAGACAGTCCCCGTGGTGGATGGCAGCCCCATCCTCCGAGACCTACTCTTCAGCCCGGACCACCGGCACATCTATCTCCTGAGTGAGAAGCAG GTGAGCCAGCTCCCGGTGGAGACCTGTGAGCAGTACCAGAGCTGCGCAGCCTGCCTGGGCTCCGGGGACCCACACTGTGGTTGGTGTGTGCTGCAGCACAG GTGCTGCCGCGAAGGGGCCTGTCTGGGCGCCTCTGCCCCACATGGCTTTGCTGAGGAGCTGAGCAAGTGTGTCCAGGTGCGGGTCCGGCCCAACAATGTATCAGTGACATCGCCTGGGGTACAG CTGACCGTCACCCTGCACAACGCGCCAGACCTCAGCGCGGGCGTGAGCTGCGCCTTCGAGGAGGCGGCGGAGAGCGAGGCGGTCCTGCTGCCCTCCGGTGAACTGCTCTGCCCCTCACCCTCCCTCCAGGAGCTCCGAGCTCTTACCAGGGGGCACG GGGCCACCCGCACCGTGCGGCTGCAGCTTCTTTCCAAGGAGACAGGTGTGAGGTTTGCCGGTGCTGACTTTGTCTTCTACAACTGCAGCGTCCTCCAGTC GTGCATGTCCTGTGTTGGCAGCCCTTACCCCTGCCACTGGTGTAAGTACCGCCACGTGTGTACCAGCCGCCCCCACGAGTGCTCCTTCCAGGAGGGCAGGGTCCACAGCCCTGAG GGCTGCCCTGAGATCCTGCCCAGTGGGGACCTCCTGATCCCCGTTGGGGTCATGCAGCCTCTTACCTTGCGGGCTAAGAACCTACCTCAGCCGCAGTCGGGCCAGAAGAACTATGAGTGCGTGGTGCGCGTACAGGGGCGGCAGCAGCGGGTGCCTGCCGTGCGCTTCAACAGCAGCAGTGTGCAGTGCCAGAACGCCTCG TACTCCTATGAAGGTGATGAGCATGGTGACACCGAGCTGGACTTCTCCGTGGTCTGGGATGGAGACTTCCCCATAGACAAGCCTCCCAGCTTCCGAG CCCTCCTGTACAAGTGCTGGGCGCAGCGGCCCAGCTGTGGCCTCTGCCTCAAGGCTGATCCCCGCTTCAACTGTGGCTGGTGCATCTCAGAGCACAGGTGCCAGCTGCGGACCCACTGCCCGGCCCCGAAGACCAACTGGATGCACCTGAGCCAGAAGGGCACCCGGTGCAGCCACCCCCGCATCACGCAG ATCCACCCTCTCGTGGGGCCCAAGGAAGGAGGCACCCGGGTCACCATCGTGGGTGAGAACCTGGGCCTCTTGTCCCGAGAGGTGGGCCTGCGGGTGGCTGGCGTGCGTTGCAACTCTATCCCGGCCGAGTACATCAGTGCTGAGAG GATCGTGTGTGAGATGGAGGAGTCGCTGGTGCCCAGCCCGCTGCCGGGGCCCGTGGAGCTGTGTGTGGGTGACTGTTCAGCTGACTTCCGCACGCAGTCGGAGCAGCTCTACAGCTTTGTG ACCCCAACGTTTGACCAAGTCAGTCCCAGCCGTGGCCCAGCGTCAGGGGGCACACGGCTCACCATCTCAGGCAGCTCTCTGGATGCTGGCAGCAGGGTCACAGTGACTGTGAGGGACAGCGAGTGCCAGTTTGTAAG GAGAGATGCCAAGGCGATCGTGTGCATCTCACCTGTGTCCACCCTGGGCCCCAGCCAGGCCCCCATCACACTCGCCATTGACCGGGCTAACATCTCCAGCTCCGGGGTCATCTACACCTACACGCAGGACCCCACCGTCACCCGCCTTGAGCCCACCTGGAGCATCATCAA TGGAAGCACTGCCATCACTGTGAGTGGGACCCACCTGCTGACGGTCCAGGAGCCCCGGGTCCGTGCCAAGTACCGCGGCATCGAGACCACCAAT ACATGCCAGGTGATCAACGACACTGCCATGCTGTGTAAGGCCCCTGGCATCTTTCTTGGGCGGCCCCAGCCTCGGGCACAAGGCGAGCACCCTGATGAGTTTGGCTTCCTGCTGGACCACGTGCAAACGGCCCGCTCCCTCAACCGCTCCTCCTTTACCTACTACCCTGACCCCAGCTTTGAGCCGCTGGGGCCCTCTGGCGTGCTGGACGTCAAACCGGGCTCCCATGTGGTGCTGAAg GGCAAGAACCTGATTCCCGCAGCAGCCGGCAGCTCCCGCCTCAACTACACTGTGCTGATAGGAGGCCAGCCGTGTTCGCTCACTGTGTCGGACACACAACTCCTGTGCGACTCACCCAGCCAGACTGGCCGGCAGCCTGTCATG GTGCTGGTGGGTGGCCTGGAGTTCTGGCTGGGCACCCTGCACATCTCGGCAGAGCGGGCGCTGACCCTACCGGCCATGATGGGGCTGGCGGTGGGGGGCGGGCTCCTGCTGCTGGCCATCACGGCTGTGCTGGTGGCCTACAAGCGCAAGACTCAGGATGCGGACCGTACCCTCAAGCGTCTGCAGCTGCAGATGGACAACCTGGAGTCCCGCGTGGCCCTGGAGTGCAAGGAAG CTTTTGCAGAGCTGCAGACAGACATCAATGAGCTGACTAACCACATGGACGAGGTGCAGATCCCCTTCCTGGACTACCGGACTTATGCTGTGCGCGTGCTGTTCCCGGGCATCGAGGCCCACCCGGTGCTCAAGGAGCTGGAT ACGCCACCCAACGTGGAGAAGGCCCTGCGCCTCTTTGGGCAGCTGCTGCACAGCCGCGCCTTCGTGCTTACCTTCATCCACACGCTGGAGGCCCAGAGCAGCTTCTCCATGCGTGACCGCGGCACCGTGGCCTCGCTCACCATGGTGGCCCTGCAGAGCCGGCTCGACTATGCCACGGGGCTGCTCAAGCAACTGCTGGCCGACCTCATCGAGAAAAACCTCCAGAGCAAGAACCACCCCAAGCTGCTGCTACGCAG GACAGAGTCAGTGGCTGAGAAGATGCTTACCAACTGGTTCACGTTCCTGCTGCATAAGTTTCTGAAG GAGTGCGCTGGGGAGCCTCTCTTCCTGCTTTACTGTGCCATCAAGCAGCAGATGGAGAAGGGCCCCATTGATGCCATCACGGGCGAGGCACGATACTCCCTGAGCGAGGACAAGCTCATCCGGCAGCAGATCGACTACAAGACCCTG ACCCTTCACTGCATGTGTCCGGAGAACGAGGGCAGTGCCCAGGTCCCAGTGAAGGTTCTCAACTGTGACAGCATCACCCAGGCCAAAGATAAGCTGCTGGACACTGTGTACAAGGGCATTCCGTACTCCCAGCGCCCCAAAGCTGAGGACATGGACCTGG AGTGGCGCCAGGGCCGCATGACTCGCATCATCCTCCAGGATGAGGATGTCACCACCAAGATGGAGTGTGACTGGAAGAGGCTCAACTCACTGGCCCACTACCAG GTGACAGATGGTTCCTTGGTGGCACTGGTGCCCAAACAAGTGTCTGCCTATAACATGGCCAACTCCTTCACCTTCACCCGCTCCCTCAGCCGCTACG AGAGCTTGCTCCGCACAGCCAGCAGCCCCGACAGCCTCCGCTCACGGGCACCCATGATCACGCCTGACCAGGAGACGGGCACCAAATTGTGGCACCTGGTGAAAAACCACGACCATGCCGACCATCGTGAGGGGGACCGTGGCAGCAAGATGGTCTCCGAGATCTACCTGACACGGCTGCTGGCCACCAAG GGCACACTGCAGAAGTTCGTGGATGACCTCTTTGAGACGGTGTTCAGCACAGCCCACCGGGGCTCGGCCCTGCCCCTGGCCATCAAGTACATGTTTGACTTCCTGGATGAGCAGGCGGACCAGCGCCAGATCAGCGACCCCGACGTGCGCCACACCTGGAAGAGCAACTG CCTGCCGCTGCGCTTCTGGGTGAATGTGATCAAGAACCCACAGTTCGTGTTCGACATCCACAAGAACAGCATCACGGACGCCTGCCTGTCGGTGGTAGCCCAGACCTTCATGGACTCCTGCTCTACATCCGAGCACCGCCTGGGGAAGGACTCCCCCTCCAACAAACTGCTCTATGCCAAGGACATCCCCAACTACAAGAGCTGGGTGGAGAG GTATTATCGAGACATTGCAAAGATGGCATCCATCAGCGACCAGGACATGGATGCCTACCTGGTGGAGCAGTCCCGCCTCCACGCCAGCGACTTCAATGTCCTGAGCGCACTCAGCGAGCTCTATTTCTATGTCACCAAGTACCGCCAGGAG GGCCCGGGGCCGGCACAGGTGATGCTCTCTGGGATCACAGGTAGATGCTGGAATTTGAGGGACCCAGGAGATAAGCCACTGGCTGGGTACAAAGTGGCCACTGGGCAAAAGTTAAAGGGCCTGAGCACTGGAAGGGATGGGTCAGGCTTTGTGATGAGAAATGGCCGGAGGCAGGAGGACACAGAGGTGTGGACTTCAGGATGGAGTCTGGGCTGGACACATCTGCGAGCCTGTGGATGGCATTTAAAGCCCTGA